In Xiphias gladius isolate SHS-SW01 ecotype Sanya breed wild chromosome 5, ASM1685928v1, whole genome shotgun sequence, the following are encoded in one genomic region:
- the slc7a14b gene encoding LOW QUALITY PROTEIN: probable cationic amino acid transporter (The sequence of the model RefSeq protein was modified relative to this genomic sequence to represent the inferred CDS: inserted 1 base in 1 codon), whose amino-acid sequence MAPRLSRASLGDAWYNMYSRLLRTEPVGSMAHGSDDLTELAEGPAVGLARVLSTVDLVSLGVGSCVGTGMYVVAGLVAKATAGPGVILSFVIAAVASILSGVCYAEFGVRVPKTTGSAYTYSYVTVGEFAAFFIGWNLILEYLIGTAAGASALSSMFDSLADHSISNYTMTHLGTLRGLGQGEDTYPDLLALFIALLVTAIIALGARNSVGLNNVLNVVNLVVWVFMIIAGLFFLSASNWEGGRFLPYGWSGVMKGAATCFYAFIGFDIIATTGEEAKNPNTSIPYAITASLVTCLTAYVSVSVILTLVVPYDLIDGSAPLMEMFAVHGFLWGKYTVAAGSIAGLTVSLLGSLFPMPRIIYAMSRDGLLFRFLSHVSALTHTPAVACVVSGSFAALLALLVSLRDLIEMMSIGTLLAYTLVSVCVLVLRYQPDERTDAHRFNSGEDVGGLQRQGDGAAPTKDDQTLMEGSVGERSSSYHDGGTEGEGDESDFHTGHVSWLKRLLGGHYYTLRLRLGMPDASARPTPATGRLVTRCTLGLFVMSFLLWSTVIFGVERGTGAXGFSGLMAIMMAGSMTKLLIMIMQQPESTRSLPYMAPCVPFVPAAAILVNSYLMLKLSPLTWARFCIWCLIGLLIYGGYGVWHSRLELDAREQQAHASSYQRYDDHLDDTFAPDDDLYPKERDEATYQGWSAPEERGFQYQQRNQYQQENRYEDQEWEQHENSGDQYGYQSGPGGQYTSSGGRSRGRTNHGFDAGEEED is encoded by the exons ATGGCGCCGCGGCTGAGCCGGGCGTCTCTGGGCGACGCCTGGTATAACATGTACTCCCGCCTGCTGCGAACCGAACCTGTGGGCTCCATGGCCCACGGCTCCGACGACCTCACCGAGCTCGCGGAGGGGCCGGCGGTCGGGCTGGCCAGAGTCCTGAGCACCGTGGACCTGGTGTCGCTCGGGGTGGGCAGCTGCGTCGGCACGGGGATGTACGTGGTCGCCGGGCTGGTTGCCAAGGCCACGGCCGGGCCGGGGGTCATCCTGTCCTTCGTTATTGCAGCGGTGGCCTCCATACTGTCAG GCGTGTGCTACGCCGAGTTCGGTGTCCGGGTCCCCAAAACGACCGGCTCGGCCTACACCTACAGCTACGTGACGGTCGGAGAGTTTGCGGCCTTCTTCATTGGCTGGAACTTGATCCTGGAGTACCTGATCGGCACGGCGGCGGGGGCCTCCGCTCTCAGCAGCATGTTCGACTCCCTGGCCGATCACAGCATCAGTAACTACACGATGACACACCTGGGCACGCTCAGAGGACTCG gcCAGGGTGAGGACACGTACCCGGACCTGCTGGCCCTGTTCATCGCCCTGCTGGTGACGGCAATCATCGCTCTCGGTGCGCGTAACTCGGTGGGCTTAAACAACGTGCTCAACGTGGTCAACCTGGTGGTCTGGGTCTTCATGATCATCGCCggtctcttcttcctctccgcCAGCAACTGGGAAGGGGGCAGGTTCCTGCCCTACGGCTGGTCCGGG gTGATGAAAGGTGCAGCAACCTGTTTCTACGCCTTCATCGGCTTCGACATCATCGCAACGACAGGAGAGGAGGCGAAAAACCCAAACACCTCCATCCCATATGCCATCACCGCCTCACTGGTCACCTGCCTCACCGCCTACGTGTCG GTGAGCGTGATCCTGACTCTCGTGGTTCCCTACGACCTGATCGACGGCTCGGCTCCTCTCATGGAGATGTTTGCGGTGCACGGCTTCCTGTGGGGGAAGTACACCGTGGCTGCGGGCTCCATAGCCGGGCTCACCGTCTCTCTGCTGGGCTCTTTGTTCCCCATGCCCAGGATCATCTACGCCATGTCCCGGGACGGACTGCTGTTCAG GTTCCTGTCACACGTGTCTGCGCTCACGCACACTCCCGCGGTGGCCTGTGTGGTGTCGGGGAGCTTCGCGGCCCTCCTCGCTCTGCTGGTGAGCCTCAGGGACCTGATCGAGATGATGTCCATCGGCACCCTGCTGGCCTACACtctggtcagtgtgtgtgtgctcgtacTGCGCTACCAGCCGGACGAGCGGACCGACGCACACCGGTTTAACTCTGGGGAGGACGTGGGCGGCCTGCAGCGCCAGGGCGACGGAGCCGCGCCCACAAAAGACGACCAGACGCTGATGGAGGGCTCAGTCGGTGAGCGGTCGTCGTCCTACCATGACGGCGGGACTGAAGGAGAGGGAGACGAGTCTGATTTCCACACAGGCCACGTCTCATGGTTGAAAAGGCTTCTGGGAGGTCATTACTACACCCTGCGGCTACGGCTGGGAATGCCCGACGCGTCGGCCCGACCTACGCCCGCCACTGGCCGCCTAGTGACCCGATGCACCCTGGGCCTCTTCGTCATGTCCTTCCTCCTGTGGTCCACTGTCATATTTGGTGTCGAGCGGGGAACAGGGG GGGGTTTTTCAGGGCTGATGGCCATAATGATGGCCGGTTCCATGACAAAGCTCTTAATTATGATCATGCAACAGCCAGAGAGCACACGGAGCCTGCCCTATATGGCGCCCTGCGTGCCCTTTGTCCCCGCAGCGGCCATATTGGTCAATAGCTACCTCATGCTCAAACTGTCTCCACTCACCTGGGCCAGGTTCTGTATCTGGTGTCTTATAG GTCTGTTGATCTACGGGGGTTACGGAGTGTGGCACAGCAGGCTGGAGCTCGACGCCCGCGAGCAGCAGGCGCACGCCAGCTCCTACCAGCGCTACGACGACCACCTGGACGACACCTTCGCCCCTGACGACGACCTTTACCCCAAGGAACGGGACGAGGCGACCTACCAGGGCTGGTCTGCCCCGGAGGAGAGGGGATTCCAATACCAGCAGCGCAACCAGTACCAACAGGAGAACCGGTATGAGGACCAAGAGTGGGAACAGCATGAGAATAGCGGTGACCAGTATGGATACCAGTCTGGACCAGGAGGCCAGTATACAAGCAGCGGTGGCAGGTCCAGGGGAAGGACCAATCACGGTTTTGACGCAGGTGAAGAGGAGGACTGA
- the cldn11b gene encoding claudin-11b translates to MAHMCRQLTGSAASCAGWVGVIVATATNDWVRTCDYTAATCVRMDELGARGLWAECVISPALYHCVALNQILTLPAYVQTSRALMICACLLGLPAMLLVLMAMPCVRLQSDTSAVKRRRGRVGGALFIFMAACGGVSTVWFPIGVHQNEGLMSFGFSLYAGWVGAALCLAGGSVILCCRGTDLRAPSGENSFYYCRQQGTATPLDPPANHAKSARV, encoded by the exons ATGGCGCACATGTGCAGGCAGCTCACCGGCAGCGCGGCGAGCTGCGCGGGCTGGGTCGGGGTCATCGTCGCCACGGCCACCAACGACTGGGTCCGGACCTGCGACTACACGGCGGCAACCTGCGTCCGCATGGACGAGCTGGGCGCCCGGGGCCTCTGGGCAGAGTGCGTCATCTCGCCGGCGCTTTACCACTGCGTGGCCCTCAACCAGATCCTCACACTGCCCG CCTACGTCCAGACGTCCCGTGCTCTGATGATCTGCGCGTGCCTGCTCGGTCTCCCCGCCATGCTGCTCGTGCTCATGGCGATGCCCTGCGTCCGGCTGCAGAGCGACACCTCGGCCGTCAAGCGGCGCCGCGGCCGGGTGGGAGGCGCCCTCTTCATCTTCATGG CTGCTTGCGGCGGCGTCTCGACGGTCTGGTTCCCCATCGGCGTTCACCAAAACGAGGGCCTGATGTCTTTCGGTTTCTCTCTCTACGCCGGCTGGGTGGGCGCCGCCCTCTGTCTCGCGGGCGGCTCCGTGATCCTGTGTTGCCGCGGCACCGACCTCAGGGCCCCGAGCGGGGAGAACAGCTTCTACTACTGCAGGCAGCAGGGCACGGCCACGCCACTGGACCCCCCCGCCAACCACGCCAAGAGCGCGAGGGTGTAA